In Raphanus sativus cultivar WK10039 unplaced genomic scaffold, ASM80110v3 Scaffold0818, whole genome shotgun sequence, the genomic window ATCAGCATGGCGATTTGCATATAGGAGACCCAATAACACCATACAAACCAATGATGTATCCACCAAGATTGTTCTCTCCCTCCGCACCTCTGCCGCCACCGCCACCACCACTTGTGCAACCATATCTTTATCCACCACGGTCTCCTACGCCACCGTTATCGCTTCCTTACCGTCGCACAGACTACTATTTGCACAACAATGGTACACATCACCAAACCCTAACCAATAGCGGTTGCGGTGGTCGCTCACCGCCTGAATCGGGATACAACTTCATCGGTGCACCCGTGGCTAATGGCTCTAGGGTTGCTCCTCCTCTTTGGCGGCCTCTGCCTCCACATAATGGTTATAATTAAGGCAGCGGAATAAATGAGtgtgttttaataaaattttatccaTTAATGTTAGATTTTATCCATATTTGTTGGAATATCGAAAGAGACATGCCAAAGTAATTGATAATGACAATAAGTGAAATTCACACTGGAGAGGGAGTGTTGTATTTTGGAGTTATGTGAGAAGTTTATATTTGTATGAAGGAGCAgctttaaactatttttgttttgtttttttcgtaTTATCATCTGCCACTTTCGGGTTCGGAGCTGTTTGTGAGACCAAGTGTTGTCTCGTTCTATCTATGTTCTTTGAACTTTTCTTTTCCCTTTGGAGAAATAAAAAGAACATAGAACTGACTTTACTAGGGAGAGGAGACTGGAGAGATCAACTTAGTTCTGGACTTCTTCTACTTGAGTTATAACTAACTCTTATGTTTAAtccttttaatttatatttatgattatatCTATTTTTGCAACATTTCTGAAAAAGAGAATTTCGTCTTTTTGTTTAATGTGTCTCGTTCTATCTATGTTCTTTGAACTTTTCTTTTCCCTTTGGAGAAATAAAAAGAACATAGAACTGACTTTACTAGGGAGAGGAGACTGGAGATATCAACTTAGTTCTGGACTACTTCTACTTGAGTTATAACTAACTCTTATGTTTAATCCTTTTAGTTTACATTTATGATTATATCTATTTTGCAACATTTCTGAAAAAGAGAATTTcgtctttttgtttaatttgttttttttttagccAGTTCATCGTCATGACATCATACGCTACAAATCTAAGAAAATCCAAACGCCAacctaaaaaaaagtttatcttGTAAAGGagtcaaatatcaaatatgtgACCTCGGCTGAGGCTTGTTTGTGTGATAAAAggataaataaaatatgcatgaaaataagaaataaatcaTGATTTAGTGAAAGAAGGCTAACCCTAGATATGTAATCATAGTCTTCCCAAGAGttatatctatatttaaaaacaaatgagTAATCAAAAAGCGAaggagagagtgagagagagattgaTTGAGTGAATCAGTATAGATTATGTGAATGAGTTTAAATTAAGGGCTATTAAAAACAGATGTTGGACTCTTAACTGAGTCACTGAGACATAGAAAACTGTGGTACGGACTTATTGATGCAGTTAAGTTTCTTTGTTTCAGTCTGACGATTACACAACTGCATGCGGTAAAGACTCATTGATGCAGTtgagttttttgttttggttttcagTCTGACGAGTACAAATCCTATTCTATTATATCAGCTTTTACTATTTCTTAGTTTTTCTCCTCGGTTTCAACTCTACCCTACtcctataatatatatagatgtgtGTTTGTGGCTATAAGTTCATGAACTCTTACTATGTAGAGCAAATTGTAAGGTATATAATCCTCATTATTATGTACAAATGAACAAGCCTAGATACTTAAGATATTAGGTGTGCGtcgatatataaaaatattcctGAAGTCCATGAGCATCTCCAACCTATTACCTTATTTTAAAGGGGAACAAAACTTCAAAATGGGGATTTGAGGATTAATTACTCAAACtataaaacttcaaaaaaaattcttaaaaaaattatttatttagacTAGTTCCtaacattaataaaaaatactaataatgataaaaattcacaaatacatataaaacatgcttttaatatattattataaaatatacttttaataaatgatACAACACACaatattacaattttatataataaaaataatataagttatatatataataaaacaacacACACCGGTTAGCCAATGAATTCCGGTATTTGGTACCACTTGTAAGATATGTATATTTAAACGTTTATATAATTTgtcttaatttatgttaagtttgtttaatgtattttattttgcgTAACCtttacttaatatatatttctatttgtgtgaattttattttaatattatataatatttattcaatttttattttattttggtgtgTTTAAgctattataaataaaattagtagatgtatttgtgaaataaaataattgtaaagactaagaagaaaataaatactattttgaggttttgaatagTGAAACCTCAAATTTAAGATGTTactattcaaaatttcaaaatttaaagaatTTAAGTTGgattaaaatgacaaaaaaactcaaaatttgaGGATTTGAGATTGGGTTGGAGATACTCGTGAGAGTAAACGATTAAGTAAGAGCTAGGAGTAGATATAATTTGTTTCAGAAGGATGAAACAGGAAAGTAGAGCTTTTTCTATTTACGCAAATAAGAGTTTTAAGGGTTCAGTTACCGAATGCTATACATATTAGTAGGGTTAGTAGAATAGGCTGCTGAAAATGATGTTCCTATACAATGACACCGCCTCATCTCTATTACACCTATGACCATACAGTTAACTACTTGAACTTTATATAGGTCTTCATAGGCTTGTTTATTTTGGGTATGTTTTGAAGGAATGTAAATTCAGAGTAAATGTTGAGGCTGGATAGCATAGGGCTTAGTAGTAGTATATACTATGACACCTAGTTTTGGCCCACACTATTATTACCGCAAAGCATAGCTAATCAGATTCGGTATAATAAGATTAAACAATTTTAGAGATAATTTGAGGTCTTACCTATGTATTGATAAGGTAAAAAGTAGTGATTGCAGAGTTTTTCAATTACTTAAACCCGGAAACTTTTGAGTTCAAGTTTGATACAGTAATCGAGTTACCTCCCTAGAAACATTTGAATGAGTGTTGATATATATACTAGTTGCTCCttgtaattttatttgattaaatacGTATTTAAGATTTTTCCATTGAGAATATGTTTTGTGAACGTAAAAGCAACAATTTAACCTCCTTGGTAAAAATAGAATCGAGTagtaaaaaaatacaattgGTTTACACACACGAGCAGCAGTCAGTGTATGCATAACCTTCTAACCCCTTAAGAAGGTGTTGGCTTTTGTCTTTCAAGTCCTTCGACTTCTGTCTACTCTGTATACTTCCGGAATCTGACTGCCACTGTGGTTTAATGTGAACCGGTTTTTATACGGTGTATGGTTCGACTTCGACGGTTAAATTAGAACTCGGGTTTGATGATGTAATCGGACCGTCACTAGAGGAGTGATTCTCATTCGGACCGCCGGTCCTGtctaactaataaaaaaaaaaattaaaaaagacaTGAGAAGGCTTTTGTTTTCTCAATCGAACCCTCTCGAGAAAGACTcgtcttttgttttttgaaacGTAATCGAAAATTGCGAGTGTTTCTGTAGCTTTAGTTTCAAAATCACCAAAGAGGCTTTTGGAAGAGAAGCTCATCTCTTTCTTGGAGTCATGTAAAACCCAGAAACACCTTCTTCAAATCCAATCACAGACTTTAGCTCACGGGTTAGAAGACAATGAATACGTCGGTCCGAGAATGATCTCCGCATGTTGTCGGATCGCGAGAATCGATCACGCACGCAAGGTGTTCGACAGAATGTCTCAACCGAGTGTTTCTATTTACAACGCCATGTTAAATGGGTATAACCAAAACGACTCGTACAACGACGTTTTGTTGTTGTTCAAGAGAATGAGAAGGAACGATGTGATGCCTAACGGGTTCACTCTCCCTGTCGTTTTGAAAGCTTGCGTGATGGTTAAGGAACTAAGGCAAGGAGAGGAGTTGCAGTGCCTTTCTATAAAAACAGGGTTTAGATCAAACCCTTATGTAGGAACGAAGCTGATTGAGATGTACTCATGTGCAGGAGTGTTAGCATCGGCTAATAAAGTGTTCTGTGAGATGGGTGAGAGAAATGTAGTTATTTGGACTTCATTAATCAATGGGTATATATTGAACAAGGACTTAGTCTCTGCTCGGCGGTTTTTTGATCTGTCTCCTGAGAGAGACACTGTGTTATGGAACACTATGGTGTCTGGTTATATCCAAACAGGGAACATGATGGAAGCTAGGAGTCTTTTCGATTTGATGCCTTGTAGAGATGTCATGTCGTGGAACACGGTTCTGGAGGGTTACGCCAGTGTTGGAGACATTGAAGCTTGTGAAAGAGTTTTCGAAGAGATGCCTGAGAGAAATGTGTTCTCTTGGAATGGTTTGATCAAGGGGTATACTCAAAGTGGGAGGCTTGATAAAGTGTTGGATTGTTTTAAGAGAATGGTGGTAGATGAAGGGAAGGTTGCTCCCAACGACGCGACTTTGACTTCAGTGTTATCAGCTTGTGCGAAGTTAGGAGCTTTCGAGTTTGGGAAACGGGTGCATAAGCATGGAGAGGGTCTTGGGTATGATAAGGTGAATGTTAACTTCAAGAATGCTTTGGTTGATATGTATGCAAAATGTGGAGCTATAGAGATGGCTATGGAAGTCTTCAATGGGATAAAGAGAAGAGATTTGATAAGCTGGAATACTGTTATCAACGGCTTAGCTGCACATGGACATGGCACTGAGGCCTTAGATTTATTCCGTGAGATGAGAACTTGCGGAGTTAGACCTGACAAGATAACATTCGTAGGTGTTCTATGTGCTTGTAGACACATGGGTTTGGTTGAAGATGGGTTAGCTTATTACAGCTCCATGTTTACTGATTTCTCAATAACGCCTCAGATAGAGCATTGTGGTTGTATGGTGGATTTACTATCTCGTGCTGGACTTTTAACACAAGCCGTTGAGTTTATAAACAAAATGCCGGTGAAAGCTGACGCTGTGATATGGGCCACTTTGCTTGGAGCTTCGAAGGTTTACAAGAAGGTGGAGGTCGGTGAGCTTGCTCATGAAGAGTTGGTCAAGCTTGAGCCAAGAAACCCGGCTAATTTCGTGATGCTGTCAAATATATATGGAGATCTCGGGAGATATGATGATGCTGCGAGGCTAAAAGTTGCTATGAGAGACACAGGTTTTAAGAAAGAAGCAGGTGTTAGCTGGATTGAGACCGATGATGGTTTAGTGAAGTTTTATTCTTCGGGAGAGAAGCATCTTAGAACAGAGGAATTACAGGGGATCTTGAGAGAGCTGAAGAACTTCAGTATCTTGCttggtgatgatgaagaagaagcactTCAAGAACATTTGTTTTAATCTTTGATTATGTTGAAATAT contains:
- the LOC130503132 gene encoding zinc finger protein JAGGED-like; protein product: MLVRAEDNNTFDLNNLPDDPSIHFFPFFKEGSSSSSSSGAFREKQIKDGKEYECRFCSLKFFKSQALGGHMNRHRQERETESLNKARELLRNNTFPPHQGPPSFSYQHGDLHIGDPITPYKPMMYPPRLFSPSAPLPPPPPPLVQPYLYPPRSPTPPLSLPYRRTDYYLHNNGTHHQTLTNSGCGGRSPPESGYNFIGAPVANGSRVAPPLWRPLPPHNGYN
- the LOC108835835 gene encoding LOW QUALITY PROTEIN: pentatricopeptide repeat-containing protein At3g29230 (The sequence of the model RefSeq protein was modified relative to this genomic sequence to represent the inferred CDS: substituted 2 bases at 2 genomic stop codons), translating into MNTSVREXSPHVVGSRESITHARCSTECLNRVFLFTTPCXMASANKVFCEMGERNVVIWTSLINGYILNKDLVSARRFFDLSPERDTVLWNTMVSGYIQTGNMMEARSLFDLMPCRDVMSWNTVLEGYASVGDIEACERVFEEMPERNVFSWNGLIKGYTQSGRLDKVLDCFKRMVVDEGKVAPNDATLTSVLSACAKLGAFEFGKRVHKHGEGLGYDKVNVNFKNALVDMYAKCGAIEMAMEVFNGIKRRDLISWNTVINGLAAHGHGTEALDLFREMRTCGVRPDKITFVGVLCACRHMGLVEDGLAYYSSMFTDFSITPQIEHCGCMVDLLSRAGLLTQAVEFINKMPVKADAVIWATLLGASKVYKKVEVGELAHEELVKLEPRNPANFVMLSNIYGDLGRYDDAARLKVAMRDTGFKKEAGVSWIETDDGLVKFYSSGEKHLRTEELQGILRELKNFSILLGDDEEEALQEHLF